The Patescibacteria group bacterium genome includes the window CCTCCCCCTCTTTTGATTCAAACCAGATTTTCCCTTTGCTTTCTTCAACGATTGAATGGGCGATAAATAATCCCAGGCCGGTGCCGACGGTCTGATTTTTCATAACATTGTCGGATCGGAAGAATTATTTAAAAATATGTTTTTGTTGAGACTGGGGGATACCGACTCCTTTGTCTTTGCCGGCTACCCTTACAAATTTACTGTCGGCTTCCATCGAAACTTTCACCTCACCCTTTCCTTTCGTGTATTTTATGGCGTTGTCGACTAAATTTTGAATTGTGATGGAAATTTTTTCCGGATCAGTCAAAACGTTGGGCAAGGTCTCGGGCGCCTCCATGCTTAGGGTAACATTATTGGCCTGGGCGAAAGGAGCGGAAGCTTTGACTATTTTTTCAACCAGAACATAAATATTTGTTTGCTTCGGGAAAAAAGTCAGATGGCCCATCTCTATCCGGGAAACATCAAGCAAATCATTGACCAGCCGGATCATTCTTTCGTTGCTTTCCTTAACCATAGTCAAATAAGCAGTCATATCGGCCTGGCTTAAAACGTGGCCGTCATTTATCAAGTTCAGGGTCCAGCGTATAGCTGCCAGCGGCGTCCTCAACTGATGCGAGGCGACGCTCACAAATTCCGTTTTCATTTTATTGGCCTGGGCAAGCTTGTCAAAGCCCTGAGTGATTGAGTGGGAAAGAATAAAGATAAAAGCAGAGACAACAATAACAATCAGAGCTACTATTTCCGGCTGGTCGGTATAGCGGTTGGCGATAAAATAAGTGCTGACCATC containing:
- a CDS encoding HAMP domain-containing sensor histidine kinase: MEKNSNLLYKLHLFKDCQNYNLSLWECPSFIFLVLGVLNITAMVSTYFIANRYTDQPEIVALIVIVVSAFIFILSHSITQGFDKLAQANKMKTEFVSVASHQLRTPLAAIRWTLNLINDGHVLSQADMTAYLTMVKESNERMIRLVNDLLDVSRIEMGHLTFFPKQTNIYVLVEKIVKASAPFAQANNVTLSMEAPETLPNVLTDPEKISITIQNLVDNAIKYTKGKGEVKVSMEADSKFVRVAGKDKGVGIPQSQQKHIFK